TAAATTATACCATTTTATCTATATGGAGATTTTAAGGAGTTATTAGACACTCCTATTTTTTCAGTTATTCGTTTCGAATGTTTCGATGAATTTTTCAATAGTTGAAGTTAAGTACGTGTCGGCTCTTCTTATAAAAACTGTTTTAATTTTACTGTATTGATCCGGAAGTGAATGACATTGGATGAGTCCACTTTGTTCCATATGGATGACCGTTGACTTTGGAACAAATGTAATTCCAAGTCCCATCGCAACACTACGCAAGATAGTTTCTAATGTACCGAATTCCATTATTTTTTGAGGTGTTATATTTTGGTCTTTATACCACGCTTTAAGACGTGCTCGGTATCCACAACCTTCTCCAAAACATAAAATAGACTGCCCATTCAACTCTTCTAATGTGGAGCCGCGAATATCGGAGATTAAGACAAGCTCCTCTTGAAACACTTCATGCGATACAAGATCGGGATGAAATTCTGATTCCGTCACAAACGCTCCGTCCAACTTATGGTTTAATACATCTTCCTCTAATGTTTCGGTGACACCAGTATATAGTGATAAATCAACATTCTTATATTTCTTAATGTACTTAGATAATATTTCGGGTAAATGAAAGACTGTTTCAATGGTTCCAATCTCTAATTTTCCATGCGGCTCCTCTTTACTTTGAACGGCTTTTTTCATTTCATCTGTTAACAATAATATTTGTTTACTATAAGTTAATAGTTTTTTTCCTTCAGGTGTCAAACTCATACCACGACGATGTCGGTTAAACAAAGGGGTATTCAATTCGGTTTCGAGTTTTTGAATTCTCGACGTAATATTGGATTGGACATATCTAAACTCTTTTGCAACTTCTGTGATTGTTCCCTTTTCGGCCACCATCTGAAAAATCTCTAAGTCTTTAATTTCCACTATTTTTCATCCCTTTACCCGTATCATATTCATTTTATGATATCAAAAAAAATGATGGAAATCATTATAAACATTCATTTTACAAGATTACCAAAAAGATAGATGATAAATTCAGTTAATTTGGTGGAAGAGAGGAGAAAAAAAATTGAAAAACAATGTACTATTAGGTGCGATTTTATGTTTTATTGCTGCAGCCTCATGGGGAGCAATGTTTCCTGTAGCACATGCAGCTTTCAAATATATGGATCCCTTTTATTTTACAATCATTCGCTATGGAGCTGTAACACTTATCTTACTACCTATACTACTATGGAAGGAAGGAATGAAGGCTTTTCGATTTGAAGAAAAAGGTCTTAAGTTGTGGTTTTTCGGTACAATGGCATTTACAGTTTATAATCTATTCATCTTCTGGGGAGAAGATTTATTAGGTGAATCAGGAGTGATGGTGGCCTCCATAATGGAGTCACTTATGCCTATGATTTCAAT
This Neobacillus sp. YX16 DNA region includes the following protein-coding sequences:
- a CDS encoding LysR family transcriptional regulator; translated protein: MEIKDLEIFQMVAEKGTITEVAKEFRYVQSNITSRIQKLETELNTPLFNRHRRGMSLTPEGKKLLTYSKQILLLTDEMKKAVQSKEEPHGKLEIGTIETVFHLPEILSKYIKKYKNVDLSLYTGVTETLEEDVLNHKLDGAFVTESEFHPDLVSHEVFQEELVLISDIRGSTLEELNGQSILCFGEGCGYRARLKAWYKDQNITPQKIMEFGTLETILRSVAMGLGITFVPKSTVIHMEQSGLIQCHSLPDQYSKIKTVFIRRADTYLTSTIEKFIETFETNN